A window of Tetrapisispora phaffii CBS 4417 chromosome 9, complete genome contains these coding sequences:
- the TPHA0I03320 gene encoding MFS transporter produces MYVESFKNTFAVDILEYFNLAKIEEAIPDISSIKPMLNSSDNSIETEKENDVQESFQVSSDFDSLDNKEKAVNDIEACPIEEKPKNQKKVEERDPYMLEWDDPNDPDFPVNWSKKKRAVILLQIMLLTSVTYMGSSIYTPGQLQIQSEFGVGHVVATLNLSLYVLGYGLGPLIFSPQSEFSLLGRQHLYTVTLFIFAMLQIGCATVHNFGGLAVLRFFSGVFCSPSLSTGGASIADILAPEVVPVFLGLWAVAAFSSPVLAPLLGAVMVVAEDWRWIFWLQLWLSTFTLIVLLLFMPETHHGNILYRRARRLRKQTGDDRWSTASAEKEKKLELGAFLLTAVYKPIKIIMREPIIAAIDMYTALLYGIFYLFFEAFPLVFGGIYNFTLVESGLAFLGFQVGCAIIYPIYIVFLVKYILPRMQNQTFVPEDFLVINMIVAIFLPAALFVFGWTAGVHWILPIFAEVLFVISAFTIFQSNFAYIAISFSDHVASVFAGNGLARAGFACAFPLFGQAMYNNLGSEKYPVAWGSSLLGFISIGMSTIPFLLYKYGAVLRSKSKFTA; encoded by the coding sequence atgtACGTAGaatctttcaaaaatacaTTTGCGGTTGATATCTTggaatatttcaatttggCCAAGATTGAAGAAGCAATTCCAGATATCAGCTCTATTAAACCAATGCTTAATTCATCTGATAATTCAATAGAAACTGAAAAGGAAAATGATGTACAGGAATCTTTCCAGGTCAGCTCAGATTTTGATTCATTAGATAATAAAGAGAAAGCAGTAAATGACATTGAAGCTTGtccaattgaagaaaagcCTAAAAATCAGAAAAAGGTAGAGGAAAGAGACCCATATATGTTAGAGTGGGATGATCCAAATGATCCTGATTTTCCAGTTAATTGGtccaaaaagaaaagagcagttattcttcttcaaattatGTTATTAACAAGTGTGACATATATGGGTTCGTCAATTTACACACCAGGCCAATTGCAAATCCAAAGTGAGTTTGGTGTAGGGCATGTTGTAGCtacattaaatttatcattatacGTTCTAGGATATGGTTTAGGTCCATTAATATTCTCACCTCAGTCTGAATTTTCATTACTAGGTCGTCAGCACTTGTACACAGTCACTTTATTCATTTTCGCCATGCTCCAAATCGGATGTGCTACTGTACATAATTTCGGTGGTCTAGCAGTTTTGCGTTTTTTCAGCGGGGTGTTCTGTTCGCCATCCCTGAGTACCGGTGGTGCTTCTATTGCTGATATATTGGCCCCAGAGGTTGTCCCTGTATTTTTAGGATTATGGGCAGTTGCCGCATTTTCTTCACCGGTATTGGCTCCATTATTAGGTGCTGTCATGGTCGTTGCTGAGGACTGGAGATGGATCTTTTGGCTTCAATTATGGCTATCTACATTCACACTAATTGTGTTATTGTTGTTCATGCCAGAAACACACCATGgcaatatattatatcgTCGTGCTAGAAGATTAAGGAAACAAACAGGAGATGACAGATGGTCGACTGCAAGCGCAGAGAAGgagaaaaaattagaattagGTGCCTTCCTTTTAACTGCTGTTTACAAGCCAATCAAGATAATTATGAGAGAACCTATTATCGCCGCTATTGATATGTATACAGCACTACTTTATGGTATTTTCTATCTGTTTTTCGAAGCTTTCCCATTAGTGTTTGGTGGTATCTACAATTTTACTTTAGTCGAAAGTGGGTTAGCTTTCCTAGGGTTCCAGGTTGGTTGTGCGATTATCTATCCAATTTACATTGTATTTTTagtcaaatatattttaccAAGAATGCAAAATCAAACTTTTGTTCCCGAGGATTTCTTGGTTATAAATATGATTGTTGCCATCTTTTTACCTGCAGCATTATTTGTTTTCGGCTGGACTGCTGGAGTCCATTGGATTTTACCAATATTTGCTGAAGTTTTATTTGTAATCAGTGCGTTTACTATATTCCAAAGTAATTTTGCTTATATAGCAATCAGTTTTTCAGACCATGTTGCATCCGTCTTTGCTGGTAATGGTTTAGCGCGTGCAGGTTTTGCATGTGCATTCCCATTATTCGGACAAGCCATGTATAATAACTTGGGAAGCGAGAAATATCCAGTTGCTTGGGGTTCGTCATTATTAGgttttatttcaattggTATGAGTACAATCCCATTTTTGCTTTACAAATATGGTGCAGTTTTACGTAGTAAATCTAAGTTTACTGCTTAG